In Shouchella patagoniensis, the following are encoded in one genomic region:
- a CDS encoding BglG family transcription antiterminator: MALNDRSQKILNEIASNRQITSGTIEKKYNLTRRQLGYTIQKINEWLQSEDIAEIERTRQGRFIVDQSVFSKLSREEVPAQKSVQGFLTEEQRVHVILFMLLTSKEELSLLHFHSELGYSKNTVLSDLKQVQAFVSTFELIVRYSRRSGYLLEGKELQIRKLLIHLVESALQMHEGKSHIEKVTVVDASEVSDFQKRIERVEQKLGIQFTDEKLVAMPYIFMLILKRIERGYVLDPFSIEYEELSDTKEYQATEYIFHEMVEVPKQERLFVALHLLAANVHWSELMSEDEALPDLIPALSTMLQLFERSACIYLQERELLLKKLVQHTKPAYYRIKYQLTEIETVENPFSTEYRELHHLVKRSLGPLEKLFGKEIPESEMMYLTMLIGSWMTRQGESLDKKIKAIVVCPQGVSVSRLMLKELTEIFPEFIFLDSLSVRHFQSYELSYDLVFSQTPLETSKLLYITKAFLGKEEKYRLKQQVMQDVHGYKPTEINLDHVLDMIKGHADIVNEEALRTELYQYFFPESDNNKGGHDCEQGRSLNSFIYPEVITQIKSAQSWEAALSIAAKPLVEQGMIEERYIEALVANKERDPYIIIGPHLAIPHAAPEEGVIQSGISLLQLEEPVQFSEEEYVQLIFVIAAKDKHQHFRALRQLIKLAGSKNDRIKLQHAQSDKEIMEIIDLYSVDEE; encoded by the coding sequence TTGGCACTGAATGATCGGAGCCAAAAAATACTCAATGAAATAGCGAGTAACCGCCAGATTACAAGTGGGACAATTGAAAAGAAATACAATTTGACCCGCAGGCAATTAGGATATACCATTCAAAAAATTAATGAATGGCTCCAATCAGAAGATATAGCCGAAATTGAGCGGACGAGGCAAGGTCGTTTCATTGTTGATCAATCTGTTTTTTCAAAACTATCAAGAGAAGAAGTTCCAGCTCAAAAGAGTGTTCAAGGTTTCTTAACCGAAGAACAACGAGTGCACGTTATCTTGTTTATGCTGCTCACGAGCAAGGAAGAGTTATCTCTGCTACATTTTCATTCCGAGTTAGGCTATAGCAAAAATACGGTATTAAGTGATTTAAAACAGGTGCAAGCTTTTGTGAGTACGTTTGAGTTAATAGTACGTTATTCAAGACGGTCAGGGTATTTGCTCGAAGGAAAAGAGTTGCAAATCCGCAAGTTATTAATTCATTTAGTCGAATCAGCTCTTCAAATGCATGAGGGGAAGTCACATATTGAAAAAGTGACAGTAGTTGATGCAAGCGAAGTGAGTGATTTTCAGAAGCGAATTGAAAGAGTGGAACAGAAGCTTGGGATTCAGTTTACCGATGAGAAGCTAGTTGCAATGCCCTATATCTTCATGCTGATTTTGAAACGAATTGAAAGAGGCTATGTGCTTGATCCGTTTTCAATTGAGTATGAAGAGTTATCCGATACGAAAGAGTATCAGGCAACAGAGTATATTTTTCATGAGATGGTTGAAGTCCCTAAACAGGAGCGGTTATTTGTTGCACTTCACCTATTAGCGGCAAACGTCCACTGGTCTGAATTAATGTCTGAAGATGAAGCTCTGCCTGACTTAATACCAGCTTTATCTACGATGCTTCAACTATTTGAGAGAAGCGCATGTATTTATTTACAGGAACGAGAGCTGTTGCTAAAAAAACTTGTTCAGCATACAAAACCTGCTTATTATCGTATCAAATATCAATTAACAGAAATCGAAACGGTGGAGAATCCTTTTAGCACTGAATATCGAGAATTGCATCATTTAGTAAAAAGAAGTCTTGGACCACTTGAAAAACTGTTTGGTAAAGAAATTCCGGAATCTGAAATGATGTATTTGACGATGTTAATTGGCTCATGGATGACAAGACAAGGTGAGAGTCTTGACAAGAAAATAAAAGCAATCGTTGTTTGTCCACAGGGTGTGTCAGTTTCACGGTTAATGCTTAAAGAATTAACAGAGATATTTCCGGAATTTATCTTTTTGGATTCCCTATCTGTAAGGCATTTTCAATCCTATGAACTCTCGTATGATTTAGTTTTTTCACAAACGCCGTTGGAAACATCGAAATTACTTTATATTACAAAGGCGTTCTTAGGAAAAGAAGAAAAATATCGCTTAAAGCAACAAGTAATGCAAGATGTGCATGGTTATAAACCGACTGAAATTAATCTAGACCATGTACTTGATATGATTAAAGGTCATGCAGATATTGTAAATGAAGAGGCATTGCGTACAGAGCTTTATCAATATTTTTTTCCAGAATCAGATAATAACAAGGGCGGTCACGATTGTGAACAAGGACGCAGTTTAAATTCGTTTATTTATCCCGAAGTAATTACTCAAATCAAATCAGCGCAATCGTGGGAAGCTGCTCTCTCAATAGCGGCCAAGCCACTTGTTGAACAAGGAATGATAGAAGAACGATATATTGAAGCCCTTGTAGCTAATAAAGAACGTGATCCTTATATCATTATTGGTCCTCACCTGGCAATTCCTCACGCCGCGCCAGAAGAAGGAGTTATCCAGTCTGGAATAAGTTTGCTCCAGTTAGAGGAGCCGGTACAATTCTCTGAAGAAGAATATGTCCAGTTAATTTTTGTCATAGCCGCAAAAGACAAGCATCAGCATTTCCGGGCGTTGAGGCAATTGATTAAATTGGCCGGATCAAAGAATGACCGAATCAAACTTCAACACGCACAATCAGATAAAGAGATTATGGAAATAATTGATCTCTATTCAGTGGATGAGGAGTAA
- a CDS encoding PTS sugar transporter subunit IIA, protein MRLNESTILLNVEAGTKEEVLRVMGNNLISLGLVKDSFVPAVTAREKEYPTGLPTAGVAVAIPHTDVEHVLKKTISIATLKEPVTFGVMGGDSSESVKVKVVFMLAMEEAHSQLSLLQQLMQLFQDEKKLMTIVNATKTEEVTELLYNNLGLNTQGGD, encoded by the coding sequence ATGCGATTAAATGAATCGACAATACTACTTAATGTAGAAGCGGGCACAAAGGAAGAAGTCCTACGAGTAATGGGGAATAATTTAATTTCTTTAGGACTGGTAAAAGATAGCTTTGTACCAGCGGTAACTGCAAGAGAAAAGGAATATCCAACTGGTTTACCAACGGCGGGGGTAGCTGTAGCAATTCCTCATACAGATGTTGAACATGTACTGAAAAAAACAATTAGTATTGCCACATTAAAAGAACCCGTAACGTTTGGTGTGATGGGTGGGGACAGTTCAGAGAGCGTAAAAGTTAAAGTGGTATTTATGTTAGCAATGGAAGAAGCCCATTCTCAGCTCTCACTACTACAACAATTAATGCAGTTATTTCAAGATGAGAAGAAGTTAATGACCATTGTCAATGCAACGAAAACAGAAGAAGTAACAGAACTTTTATATAATAATTTAGGATTAAACACTCAAGGAGGAGATTGA
- a CDS encoding PTS sugar transporter subunit IIB has translation MKKKKVLVACGAGIATSTVVNNAIEEMAKENGLKVDLVQIKISEVGAHRDTADLLVTTAMTKNEYPFPVINARSFLTGIGTGQTKKEILEALKA, from the coding sequence ATGAAAAAGAAAAAGGTATTAGTCGCGTGTGGAGCTGGAATTGCAACATCAACAGTGGTAAACAATGCAATTGAAGAAATGGCAAAAGAGAATGGGTTGAAAGTAGATTTGGTTCAAATCAAAATCTCTGAAGTAGGAGCTCATCGTGATACAGCAGATCTTCTTGTTACAACGGCAATGACAAAAAACGAGTATCCATTCCCTGTTATTAATGCACGTTCATTTCTAACGGGTATTGGAACAGGTCAAACAAAAAAAGAGATTCTAGAAGCACTCAAAGCGTAA
- a CDS encoding galactitol-specific PTS transporter subunit IIC, with amino-acid sequence MDGFVDFIQGFLDLGATVILPVAIFLLGLLFGQKRGKAFRSGLTIGIALVGIFLVVDLLVNNLGPAAQGMVDRLGVELNVIDVGWPASSSIAWASFVAAFIIPLGLAVNVIMLMTKTTKTMNVDIWNFWHYTFTAAMVYAVTNNLVISLLAAVIFQVICLKIADWTAPMVSEFYDLPGVSIATGSTISYAPGIFLVKGLQKIPGVKNWNADPETIEKRFGILGESMFIGLVLGATIGILAGYSVGDVIEIGIAMAAVMVLMPRMVKILMEGLLPVSESAREWLNKRFGDREIYIGLDAAVALGHPSVISTALILVPITVLLAVVLPGNALLPFGDLATIPFIVAFIVGAARGNIVHSVIVGTIMIAISLYVATDMAPIFTQMAQDANFNMPQDSAMISSIDQGGNIVNWIIVRLFGLFS; translated from the coding sequence ATGGATGGATTTGTTGATTTCATTCAAGGATTCTTAGATTTAGGTGCAACCGTCATATTGCCAGTTGCCATCTTTTTGCTAGGATTATTATTTGGTCAAAAACGAGGAAAAGCTTTTCGTTCCGGTTTAACGATTGGAATTGCATTAGTTGGTATTTTCTTAGTAGTTGACTTGCTTGTTAATAACTTAGGACCAGCTGCCCAAGGAATGGTTGATCGATTAGGGGTTGAATTAAACGTCATTGATGTTGGCTGGCCAGCGTCATCATCCATTGCCTGGGCATCGTTTGTAGCAGCATTTATTATTCCTCTTGGTCTTGCCGTTAACGTCATTATGTTAATGACGAAAACAACGAAAACGATGAATGTTGATATTTGGAATTTCTGGCATTATACATTTACGGCTGCAATGGTTTATGCAGTTACAAATAACTTAGTTATATCTTTATTAGCAGCTGTTATATTCCAAGTAATCTGTTTAAAAATTGCGGACTGGACAGCGCCAATGGTTAGTGAATTCTATGACTTACCAGGAGTATCTATTGCTACAGGGAGTACCATTTCTTATGCACCGGGAATATTCCTTGTTAAAGGGTTGCAAAAAATTCCTGGAGTAAAGAACTGGAATGCAGACCCTGAAACAATTGAAAAGAGGTTTGGTATTCTTGGTGAATCCATGTTTATCGGACTTGTTCTTGGCGCAACGATCGGAATACTAGCTGGGTACAGTGTAGGTGATGTCATTGAAATAGGGATTGCTATGGCAGCGGTTATGGTCCTGATGCCAAGGATGGTTAAGATTTTAATGGAAGGACTCTTGCCAGTATCAGAGTCAGCTCGTGAGTGGTTAAATAAACGTTTTGGTGATCGTGAGATTTATATTGGCCTTGATGCTGCAGTTGCACTTGGACATCCATCGGTTATTTCAACAGCACTTATTTTAGTACCAATTACTGTATTGCTTGCTGTTGTGCTGCCAGGAAATGCTTTGCTTCCATTTGGTGATTTAGCAACAATTCCATTTATTGTAGCTTTTATTGTAGGAGCTGCAAGAGGGAACATTGTTCATTCCGTTATTGTTGGTACAATTATGATCGCTATTTCACTTTATGTTGCAACAGATATGGCGCCAATCTTTACGCAAATGGCTCAAGATGCAAACTTTAATATGCCACAAGATTCGGCGATGATTTCAAGTATTGACCAAGGCGGAAATATTGTTAACTGGATTATAGTTAGATTATTCGGTTTATTCAGTTAA
- a CDS encoding zinc-binding dehydrogenase, whose amino-acid sequence MKALVKTAHGFGNLEIQQKPEPVPAEKQVKIKVKYAGICGSDIHTYEGHYKVGVPVTLGHEFSGEIVEVGPGVESFKVGDRVTSETTFYVCGECDYCKSNDYNLCNHRKGLGTQQDGGFTNYLIAREESVHLLPEQVDYRSAAMTEPLACTHHAVAKTKVNEGDLAVVIGPGPIGLLTAQVAKSRGAKVLITGLTNDQVRLNKAKDLGIDYVINSQKEDLKQVVDELTDGYGADIVYECSGAVPAARQGLDLLRKKGQYSQVGLFATPEISFDLEKIIQKEIRIVGSRSQKPADWEPSLALMNEGKVNAKALVTHEFDITEWEKAYQAIKSGEAIKVLLTPLIEG is encoded by the coding sequence ATGAAGGCATTAGTCAAAACAGCTCATGGATTTGGGAATCTGGAAATTCAACAAAAGCCGGAACCCGTTCCAGCAGAGAAACAAGTTAAAATTAAAGTGAAATACGCAGGAATTTGTGGATCTGATATTCATACGTACGAGGGACATTACAAAGTAGGTGTCCCAGTAACACTTGGTCACGAATTTTCAGGTGAAATTGTTGAAGTGGGCCCGGGAGTAGAGTCCTTTAAAGTGGGTGATCGAGTAACATCAGAAACAACATTTTATGTTTGTGGAGAATGCGACTATTGTAAATCGAATGATTATAATCTTTGTAACCATAGAAAAGGACTTGGTACTCAGCAAGACGGAGGATTCACAAATTATTTGATTGCTCGCGAAGAAAGTGTTCACTTATTGCCAGAACAGGTAGATTATCGTTCTGCAGCAATGACTGAACCTCTAGCCTGCACCCACCATGCTGTTGCAAAAACAAAAGTGAATGAAGGCGACTTAGCGGTTGTTATCGGGCCGGGTCCAATTGGCTTACTAACTGCTCAAGTAGCAAAAAGTCGTGGCGCGAAAGTTTTGATTACTGGCTTAACGAATGACCAAGTTCGTCTTAATAAAGCGAAAGACCTTGGTATTGATTATGTAATTAATTCACAAAAAGAAGACTTGAAGCAAGTCGTCGATGAATTAACAGATGGTTATGGCGCAGATATTGTCTATGAATGTTCTGGCGCGGTTCCAGCTGCTAGGCAAGGTCTCGACTTGCTTAGAAAGAAAGGGCAATATAGTCAAGTAGGTTTATTTGCTACTCCAGAGATTTCATTTGATCTTGAAAAAATTATTCAAAAAGAGATCCGTATTGTTGGGAGTAGAAGTCAAAAACCGGCGGATTGGGAGCCTTCACTTGCTCTTATGAATGAAGGGAAAGTAAATGCAAAAGCATTGGTGACGCATGAATTTGACATAACAGAGTGGGAGAAAGCGTATCAAGCAATTAAAAGCGGGGAAGCAATAAAAGTGCTTTTAACCCCATTGATAGAAGGATAA
- a CDS encoding galactitol-1-phosphate 5-dehydrogenase has product MESLKLYGIQDLRHEKAPIPVIENNDDVLIEITATGICGSDLSRFKKLGPYVSGTTFGHEFAGVVKEIGSEVTGFAPGMRVAACPTFHCEKCIYCEAGEPSHCTSLHVIGAKRDGAFSQYITLPEKQLLAIPDGVNDDCAALIEPAAVVAHGFYRTNIQPGASVAIMGCGSIGLLAIQWAKIFGAQTIYAIDIDPDKLEIARTMGADHIINPIESAAHEQISTLTKDVGVDLAIESAGSPITSAQVLALPKKGGEVVYMGIPYGDVNIERFYFEKIVRNELTVYGSWNALSAPFPGKEWESTIAYMEKGLINVKPMISHRLSLSEGPDVFKKMVSGNPGYVKVLLYPSNK; this is encoded by the coding sequence GTGGAATCACTAAAGCTATATGGCATTCAAGATCTCAGGCATGAAAAGGCGCCCATCCCTGTGATTGAAAATAACGATGATGTATTAATAGAAATTACGGCCACTGGTATATGTGGCTCTGACTTATCCCGTTTTAAAAAGCTTGGACCTTATGTGAGTGGAACAACATTTGGTCATGAATTTGCGGGAGTTGTTAAAGAAATTGGTAGTGAGGTAACCGGGTTTGCACCGGGAATGCGAGTCGCTGCCTGCCCAACGTTTCATTGTGAAAAATGTATCTATTGTGAGGCAGGTGAACCTTCTCACTGTACTTCTCTTCATGTAATTGGGGCGAAACGTGACGGTGCATTTTCACAATACATTACATTACCAGAAAAACAACTCTTGGCAATTCCTGATGGAGTAAATGATGACTGCGCTGCATTGATTGAGCCAGCTGCTGTAGTCGCACATGGTTTTTATCGCACGAACATACAGCCTGGTGCTTCAGTGGCAATTATGGGGTGTGGTAGTATAGGTTTACTAGCCATCCAATGGGCTAAAATTTTTGGGGCGCAAACGATTTATGCGATTGACATAGATCCAGATAAACTAGAGATCGCTCGAACAATGGGGGCTGACCATATTATTAACCCTATCGAATCTGCAGCACATGAGCAGATTTCGACATTAACCAAGGATGTTGGGGTTGATTTGGCAATTGAATCCGCTGGTTCTCCAATCACTTCTGCTCAAGTTTTAGCCTTACCTAAAAAGGGTGGAGAAGTTGTTTATATGGGAATTCCTTATGGCGATGTGAACATTGAACGATTTTATTTCGAGAAGATCGTTCGGAATGAATTAACGGTTTATGGATCATGGAACGCACTCTCGGCACCGTTTCCAGGCAAAGAATGGGAATCGACAATTGCTTATATGGAAAAAGGATTAATTAATGTAAAGCCGATGATTAGTCATCGATTATCGTTAAGTGAAGGACCAGATGTATTTAAAAAAATGGTTAGTGGTAATCCAGGCTACGTGAAAGTCCTTTTATATCCTTCAAATAAATAA
- a CDS encoding ketoacyl-ACP synthase III, with protein sequence MKKVKMGDVKMQFQAAITAIGSYVPERKLTNVDLEKMVQTNDEWIVRRTGIKERRVIGEVEHTSDLCCKAAHNLAKRYSLHLDDVDMVLVCTLTPDFKTPSTASIVQYKLGIPSCGAIDLNAACAGFTYGLYMANALVTAGLNKKVLVIGAESLTSITDFTDRTTAILFGDGAGAVLVEKSSESSFLECEVGSQGQYGKHLYSTNLASDWEGTPLTSNGKIVQNGREVYKWAVTEVPKGIERLVRKADAQMENIDWFIPHSANLRMIEAICQRSGIAIERTLYSMEYYGNTSSASIPLALDTAVRNGKVSNNDLLLLYGFGGGLAYAGLLVNWQGSLY encoded by the coding sequence ATGAAAAAAGTAAAAATGGGAGATGTTAAAATGCAATTTCAAGCAGCAATTACGGCAATTGGATCTTATGTGCCTGAACGAAAATTAACAAATGTAGACTTAGAAAAAATGGTTCAAACAAACGATGAATGGATTGTGAGACGTACAGGCATAAAAGAACGGCGTGTCATTGGCGAGGTGGAGCATACAAGTGATCTATGTTGCAAAGCCGCACATAATTTGGCGAAGAGATACTCATTACATCTTGATGATGTCGATATGGTTCTTGTTTGTACATTAACTCCTGATTTCAAAACGCCAAGTACGGCTTCCATTGTCCAATATAAATTAGGCATTCCTTCTTGTGGTGCAATCGATCTAAACGCTGCTTGTGCGGGTTTCACGTATGGATTGTATATGGCGAATGCGTTGGTAACAGCTGGATTAAACAAAAAAGTACTCGTTATTGGTGCTGAATCATTGACAAGCATTACCGATTTTACGGATCGAACTACAGCGATTCTATTTGGTGATGGCGCAGGAGCAGTTCTAGTGGAAAAAAGCAGTGAATCTAGTTTTTTAGAATGTGAAGTGGGTTCTCAAGGACAGTACGGAAAGCATCTCTATAGCACAAATTTAGCAAGCGATTGGGAAGGAACACCTTTGACGTCCAACGGTAAGATTGTACAAAATGGTAGAGAGGTTTATAAGTGGGCAGTAACGGAGGTACCAAAAGGAATAGAGCGTTTAGTAAGAAAAGCTGATGCACAAATGGAAAATATAGATTGGTTTATCCCTCATAGTGCGAATTTGCGAATGATTGAAGCGATTTGTCAACGTAGCGGCATTGCAATCGAAAGAACTCTTTATAGTATGGAGTATTACGGAAATACATCGTCGGCATCTATTCCTCTTGCCTTAGATACGGCAGTGCGTAATGGAAAAGTGAGTAATAATGATTTGTTATTACTTTATGGGTTTGGCGGTGGCTTAGCTTATGCAGGTTTATTAGTGAATTGGCAAGGGTCTTTATATTAA
- a CDS encoding cysteine hydrolase family protein, whose amino-acid sequence MRLFKKEHQIRFYQTGLEEVLKTFHIKHLILAGIQTEICIDTTCRSARSKNYQVTLASDGHST is encoded by the coding sequence ATACGGTTATTCAAAAAAGAGCACCAGATTAGGTTTTATCAAACGGGGTTAGAGGAAGTACTTAAAACATTCCATATTAAGCATTTAATCCTTGCGGGCATACAAACTGAAATATGCATTGATACGACTTGTCGTAGTGCTCGCAGTAAAAACTATCAAGTCACTCTTGCTTCAGATGGTCATAGTACATGA
- the abc-f gene encoding ribosomal protection-like ABC-F family protein yields MLLMKTDKLEKSYGTKNVLNTGQLFFYKGDRVGIVGQNGAGKTTLLSILAGAEKADVGTVDSLGEVAYVPQFEEDGSELTSEFASRWGVPDRKAMSGGEQTRKKIASALGLGAEVLIADEPTSHLDIEGIKVLENQLNAFKGAVVLTSHDKTFLNRVCSAIWEIEDGNVSVYEGNYDAYLAEKKKRVLKQKKEYQAYVQEKKRLKQAAKKLQAMSDAIKKAPSRMGNSEARLHKRSSGKQKAKLNRAAEAIITRANRLEHQEKTKEQQQVMFDVTQFPAIHSKRVIQVKDVCLQIKGNVLKQRVNGVVRNGNRVAVTGKNGSGKSTFLEALYEGKEISIAQPAKMGFFRQQQEDLDNDKTILENVQMGSPYDQTFIRTILSRLAFKGDAVHKSVSTLSGGERVRTSLAKVFLGNYNVLVLDEPTNYLDLDTKEALTTVLRAYPGTIVFVTHDRALIDDLATDLLSFDEEEPFLRPVNKTDSVEKVRDNKEELLLATELKLTETLGKLSIVVDETEKQQLEQLFQELLAQKKQLKK; encoded by the coding sequence ATGCTATTAATGAAAACAGATAAATTAGAGAAAAGTTATGGAACTAAGAACGTGTTAAATACGGGGCAATTGTTTTTTTATAAAGGGGACCGGGTTGGCATAGTAGGTCAAAATGGAGCAGGGAAAACAACGTTACTGTCTATATTAGCAGGTGCAGAAAAGGCAGATGTTGGGACGGTGGATTCATTGGGAGAAGTAGCTTATGTTCCGCAATTTGAAGAAGATGGTAGTGAATTGACTAGTGAATTTGCGAGTAGGTGGGGAGTTCCAGATCGTAAGGCAATGAGTGGAGGCGAGCAAACACGCAAAAAAATAGCAAGTGCACTTGGTTTAGGGGCTGAAGTTTTAATTGCTGATGAACCAACTAGTCATCTTGATATAGAAGGGATAAAGGTCCTTGAAAATCAGCTTAATGCTTTTAAAGGGGCAGTTGTGCTTACTTCCCACGACAAAACGTTTTTAAATCGTGTCTGTTCAGCTATTTGGGAAATTGAGGATGGTAATGTATCGGTTTACGAGGGGAATTATGATGCCTATCTTGCAGAGAAAAAGAAACGAGTGCTTAAACAAAAAAAAGAGTATCAAGCATATGTACAAGAGAAAAAAAGGTTAAAGCAAGCGGCTAAAAAACTACAAGCAATGTCAGATGCAATTAAAAAAGCGCCAAGTCGAATGGGGAATTCTGAGGCGAGGTTACACAAACGAAGTAGTGGAAAGCAAAAAGCGAAGTTAAATCGTGCTGCTGAGGCAATAATTACGAGAGCAAATAGACTAGAACATCAGGAAAAAACAAAAGAGCAGCAACAGGTCATGTTTGATGTCACCCAATTTCCAGCAATTCATAGCAAGCGCGTTATTCAAGTGAAAGATGTCTGTTTGCAAATTAAGGGAAATGTATTAAAGCAAAGAGTGAATGGAGTCGTCCGCAATGGAAATAGAGTGGCGGTAACAGGTAAAAATGGTTCTGGCAAATCGACTTTTCTTGAGGCTCTGTATGAAGGGAAAGAGATAAGCATTGCTCAACCAGCGAAGATGGGATTTTTTAGGCAACAACAAGAAGATTTGGACAATGATAAAACGATTTTGGAAAACGTGCAAATGGGGAGTCCATATGATCAAACGTTTATTCGTACGATCTTATCAAGGCTAGCGTTTAAAGGTGATGCAGTTCATAAGAGCGTGTCTACTTTAAGTGGCGGGGAGAGAGTGAGAACGTCACTCGCTAAAGTATTCCTTGGGAATTATAATGTCCTGGTTTTAGATGAACCTACGAACTATTTGGACCTTGATACGAAAGAGGCGCTTACGACTGTCTTGCGTGCATATCCAGGTACAATTGTTTTTGTGACGCATGATCGAGCGCTAATTGATGATCTCGCAACAGATTTGCTTTCCTTTGATGAGGAAGAACCATTTCTGCGCCCGGTCAATAAAACAGATAGTGTTGAAAAGGTGAGGGATAACAAAGAAGAATTACTTCTGGCAACCGAATTGAAATTAACGGAAACGCTTGGAAAACTATCGATTGTTGTTGATGAAACGGAAAAACAACAGCTGGAACAATTGTTTCAAGAGTTACTGGCTCAAAAAAAACAATTAAAGAAATAA
- a CDS encoding hotdog fold thioesterase, producing MTHTFTEEQLEELNQHAQNTLIEHLGIKYKEVTLDKVVMTMPVGPKTHQPYGVLHGGASVVLAETAASIATAININPETHVCFGMEINANHIRSKKEGIVTATATPFHKGRTTMVWHIELTDEAEKTICISRCTVAVMEKY from the coding sequence ATGACGCATACTTTCACAGAAGAACAATTGGAAGAACTGAATCAACATGCACAAAACACATTAATTGAACACTTAGGAATTAAATACAAAGAGGTAACATTAGATAAAGTAGTGATGACAATGCCTGTTGGTCCAAAAACACATCAACCATACGGCGTGCTGCACGGCGGGGCATCCGTTGTTCTCGCAGAAACAGCTGCATCAATCGCAACGGCGATAAATATTAACCCAGAAACCCATGTTTGTTTCGGAATGGAGATTAATGCCAATCATATAAGATCCAAAAAAGAAGGCATTGTCACAGCAACAGCAACCCCCTTCCATAAAGGGAGAACAACGATGGTTTGGCATATTGAATTAACGGACGAAGCGGAGAAAACAATTTGTATATCTCGTTGCACGGTCGCAGTGATGGAAAAATATTAA
- a CDS encoding S66 peptidase family protein, giving the protein MAIPPPRLQQGDTVGIVTLGSPLSANTINTRIQYLEQFGFQVVLGDSVYQKTGFLAGTPESRAADFMSMITNNAVKWILPSRGGVGVAGILPYLDYDVIRENPKIVSGYSDITILLNVLSQYADLLTFQGLLLTDFQPSTAEYNFTSFFSTVMTPQASRALLNPDGFPLIGKVPGVASGEIVGGNLTSFVDSIGTPYEIDTTGKIIVLEDTNESINTIYRYLAHLEAAGKFADCAAIVMGTCSNCSIAYNTSYDDLIEGFLVPLGKPLLSNLQTAHGQYKACVPIGALARVDATNATMTILDRTVR; this is encoded by the coding sequence ATGGCTATTCCACCCCCACGCTTACAACAAGGCGATACCGTTGGCATCGTTACACTCGGAAGCCCACTATCAGCAAACACGATTAATACTCGTATTCAATATCTAGAACAATTTGGTTTCCAAGTAGTGCTCGGTGATAGCGTTTATCAAAAAACCGGTTTTTTAGCTGGCACGCCTGAATCTCGTGCAGCTGATTTTATGAGCATGATTACGAATAATGCAGTTAAATGGATTTTACCATCTCGAGGTGGTGTTGGTGTTGCAGGAATTTTGCCCTATTTGGATTACGATGTCATTCGAGAGAATCCAAAGATAGTATCCGGCTATAGTGACATTACAATTTTGTTAAATGTACTTAGCCAGTATGCAGATCTGCTTACATTTCAAGGACTACTGTTAACTGATTTTCAGCCTAGCACAGCTGAATATAATTTCACTTCTTTTTTTTCAACTGTGATGACACCACAAGCATCTCGTGCACTTCTGAACCCTGATGGTTTCCCTTTGATTGGCAAGGTACCAGGTGTTGCATCTGGTGAAATCGTTGGAGGAAATCTTACTTCCTTCGTTGATTCTATTGGGACACCTTATGAAATTGATACAACTGGAAAGATTATTGTTCTTGAAGATACAAATGAGTCTATAAATACGATATATCGTTATCTTGCTCATCTAGAAGCTGCTGGAAAGTTTGCTGATTGTGCTGCGATTGTTATGGGCACTTGCTCCAATTGCTCCATCGCCTACAATACTTCCTATGATGATTTGATTGAGGGCTTTTTAGTACCGTTAGGCAAACCTCTTCTTTCTAATTTACAAACAGCTCATGGGCAATATAAAGCATGTGTACCGATTGGTGCATTAGCACGAGTTGATGCAACAAACGCCACGATGACGATTTTAGACCGAACCGTGAGATGA